Part of the Nicotiana tabacum cultivar K326 chromosome 20, ASM71507v2, whole genome shotgun sequence genome, TATGCGACGAAGGAATCGAATGACGAAGCCATGAATACAAGCTTGGAGCTATTAGATGAATGACATGAAGCTGCCTTTGTCCGATTTGCTGCCCAGAAGaaacggatcgaaaggtattacaatcaaaAGGCCAACCTCCGATAGTTTAACATTGGGGACTTACTACTGAGGAAGGTCACGTTAAGTACCCGAAATTAGGGGTGagcattcggtatttcggttcggtatttaagaatttcgaTTCGGCATTTCGGTATTCGATTTATCAATTGTacataccaaataccgtaccaaattatttcggtatggttcggtatttattattttggttcggtacggtttcggtttaaGCATAGTGTTAGTGCTTGTTGATCTTTTTTGTCACCATATAAATAACTAGTTTACCACCTCTGCAAAGCCACAttatcacacacacacatatatatgtatatatatatatacccacacATTAGTTAAAACCATAATCATTTTCTCgtaaaaaacgaaaaagaaacaaaaaaaagtgTAAGAAGAAACAGAAACAGAATTACGGAAAAAGATCCGAGCTCTAGTTCAATTGAAATTAATGGCATTTTCCATGAATTATTTTGCTGGAGATACTTCTCATTTGCATACTAGAGAAATTTACAAGTTTTTGGAGTTATAGAAGAAAGACTCAATTTAGCAGGGTATGTTCCTGACTTGTCACAAGCATCAATGGTTGATGAACTTGATAATGGGAAGAGACGGTCGCTTAAACTGCACAGTGAGAGACTTGCCATTGCTTATGGACTTTTGAAACTGAAACCGAGAACTCCTATAAGCATTTTCAAGAATTTGCGAATCTGCAGTGACTGCCACAATGTAACCAAATTAATTTCGAAAGTTTTTGACGTTGAAATTATTGTTAGAGATCGTGTTCGGTTCCATTAACTCCGGATTCCAATTGGAAAAGTGGGTAGGGTCCAAAAAAAGACTTTACaattttggtatttcggtataccaaaatttcaaaattctaatactgagaaccgtaccgaaatatcgAAAATGCAATACCGAATTATACCAAAATACCAGAAAAAATTGAAACCaaaataccgaattaattcgattcggttcggaattcggtttttcggattttatgcccacccctacccgaaatccaaatgaaggaaaattgggTCCAAACTGGGAAAGGCCGTACAAGGTTCACGAAATCATAGGtaaaggatcctataagctcggATCGATGGACGGAGATCAACTACCGAACAATTGGAACGTAACTCATCTTAAACGATAATGCTGCTGAGGTACGACCCAATTTCAATTCTTTCTGTTTTttaactaacacttgcaggttaTGGACAAGGAGCACCACGtagcctttaggtctgaaagcacgcgttgcactctttttctcttgaaccatttttgtcccaattgggtttttcgaAAAGGTTTTTACCAAGGCAACAgtagatcgtgctaacttagaatcaaaggcCGATCACGAATCGGTATCAAAGACTGTCTTTACAGTATCCGAAATTTCTCTACAATCAATCTCGAATACTGGGGAGGATTATCCTCGGATATTGAATTGTTCTAGCAAGGAAATTATTTCAAAATGGAAGGGTTTCGATAGGAGGATTTATTGTAAGGCCCAAAAGGTCAAAGCGGACCGTGCCCATATAGATTGCTTGAGCCCTGGCATAAAACATGCACACATGTTTGACTATTTTttacaagaataaagagaagtactttcctttcAACTATCTTATGTCTGGGAAAAATTTCCGCTTTACAATCCCATACTTTCGATCGCTTAAGTAAACAAGCTCAAGGGCCGATTATAACCAGAGTTCGGATAATCACTCCCACATTCGgggactgtgagcacgtgatttttgccctacaagaactactcccaaaaattcaaaataaaaaagttttgtgttattttggataattatttgtattttgtctgtgaatgtttattctattttaattaatgaaaaatacaaaaaaaaaatatatatgtgttgcatctgcatttacaatttaggattaattaaacagTAACGCACTTCGCATTTTTAATGTctaatgtcaaattgtgtgattatctttgtatttaattttgtgtgataaatattattaagggttaattagtatttcCTAAGTTAACTTcggttttacaatttaatttagaaCTTTTGGTAAttaagaattaaaaaagaaaataaagaaaaggaagaaataaaagaaagagttgATAAACTCGGACCAGGCCAATTGTTTCTACAGGCCCAAACAATATGTCCGCAGGCCTAGTCCGAATACCCCTTTTACGCGGTCCAACCGACCTAGCAATacgacgtccaaacgacgtcgtatctgTCACATCCAATCTCAGCCGTACATCCCAATCCATCAACGACCAAGATCATCTCTCCCTTACCCGTTCCTATACCCGCCCCGACCCAGttactaccaaacgaccccgttttgatCAACAAATCAATTTTGGCCGTTGGATTCCCATCATCCAACAACTGAAATCAATTGATTAAACTCTAACCTATCAAACCCCCTCCCAATCCCCTACCCCTCTCATTTCCAACCCCCTCagtcgtctctttcagagacgaacCAAACGAcccaccaaaccctagccgccctcgttcCCTTCGCCTGAAAACCCGGCGGCCTGATGACCGATGACCCTCAAATTCACACCCCTGAACcttctaaccaccctcaacacaaatccctacccctttaacctcgaatcatcccggtttgtttcgaatcttcaatcgaatattcgagcaaaaccctaaacctacccAACCAGTTCCAAGTTCACACCCCAgctccacctgacctccctcgttccCAAACCAACCCTACTTTGGCTCGAATCTTTCTAGAACTGGTCGAATTTTAAATCGATTGAAGAACCCTAGAGAGCCAAAACCTGGAACCTGTCCGAGTAAAGGGGAAATTTGAGGTTCTTAAtcgactttagtcgagtgtttCCAGACGAGAACACTCGATTGAGGTCCGTTTGGACCTCAAAAGTTCGAGTCGAAGTTTAAAATGGGAACCGTTTGGAGTTTAGCCTGTAATTTtgaggtatttttcttctttttcttttctatttttgttgttgtttatctGCTTAAGCTTCATTGTATTTCATTATCTTTTCGATTTATTTCACTCCTCTTTCAGACCTTTTTCTTGATCCAGTTTGCTTCTGTTGATTAGCATATGCTATAAATTGTTGAGTCGATTAAATAGTTTCGTCAATTGGTCCGTTCATGTCTATAGTTCAGTTGTTCTCTTCAAGTTATTGGATGTTGTTTTATCTTCTGACCTTGGTATTCTTAGCCTCAGGGCTCATAGCTAGTATACTTGTTGTTCCAGCATTTTGTTTGAGGTTAATTTGGGGTTATATTTGTTCCCAATATAGATAGCTTATTCTCATGCATCTGTGTGAATCAATTTTTGACCTTAATAGTCCAGTCTGACTATTGCACTGAATCATTGAATCCCCATCTTGGTTGAAATGCTATTAGATTTGATCTGAGTTCAATTGGTGATTGAGTTTAATGATTCGAATCTACTTGTTTTTCTGTTAAGTTTGTTCTGATATAAATCTGACcttgttgaattgtcctaatgttgttgattgggagttagttCATTAGTCAATTGATAGGcttaaattggttatagctgaggtttCATACAGGTTTAAAAGGATTGGGATAAGACAGTAATTTCAGGGATATCGGGAGGGTAATGTGGGGAGTTTAAAAGTTTGGCAAATGGTCTTGCTAGTGAGCTGTCAGTAAAGTACTTAATTAACCATTAATCTAATgtgttagtggggaacaaaacataatggtatgtgGAGGCTTAAAcggaattgattaaaatataaCATGCCCATACCAATTGAATTAAATAATGGCAAGGAACATATAATAGTGGGGAATGCACTTGTTGATTTTAGGGACTGAAATAGACATTAATGATTAAAATAAAAGCACTAGGGTAATGGGGGGTAATAAAAGAATTGAAGAGATAAGATGTTAGTGGATTTGAGCACTAATGGTATGCCTATTAAAAGAGCTATGAATCAGTCTTTTGAAAGGACCTGAAGGAAGAGAGTGGAGGGagcttttactgtttcattacctTAATTAACTTGTCAAAAATCTCAGCTAGTAGCCCAGCTCCCTGAGAATCACAAACAGTTTTAAAATTCTCTGCTTCAAGTTTTCAGAGATCACTTTTGAGAGTCTTTAATCAGTTAGAGAGGGTCTTGAAAATCAGTTTGTAAAGCTTAAAGACTGGAGAGTTTGGTCAGTCTTTGAACAATGTTCTGAGGAGTTCAGAGAGTttttttgagagttcttttgaaaggCAGTCAGTTTTGGAACTAATTTCGAAAGCTTAAAGTCAGTTTCTGAGAGTTTAAAAGATCAGTTTTGTAGTAGAATCTTGGCTTGACTCAAGCTCGACTGAGTCTGTTTATGGCTGTTTGGAACTTCAAATTGCTGCTGTGAACTGCTGTTGTATTGCTGCTCGTATTACTGTTGCTGCTGATCTTTCTTCTACTTTATTTCTGTTCCAATTCCAGGTACACAGCTTGACTTCAATGATTGTGAAGCTGAAACGTAAAGGATGAACTTATAATTGAAGCCTGAAGATTTTAATTTAATTCAGTTTCTGATTTGTATATTTGAACATTTTTGTTCGTTAAGGATGTTTAGACTCTTGTTTATAGTTGCGTTGGCTGAACTGAATTGGGCTATGCAATAACTGGATTATAGGCTATTATAGCTTAGTTTTCTTGGATTGGTTTTCCTAGTAAATCATCAATTGTAGTTAATTCCTTGTTAGCTGATTCTTGCACCTGTTGAGCACTAGTTGTAGCCAAATTCATGGTACAGAGTAGTTCATGACTATTCATAGCTAATTTCGTGTTAAAGACCTTTGTGAATCCGCTTAGCGTAGTATAAGATAAAACCTGGAGTGGCTGTTTGGTTTCATTCTCAACAAGTAATTTAAACATGACCAGGCTGTATAGGGATTGTAGTAGACTACCAAAATTTTCCTGAATGGTTTACTACGGCTGTATAGTGTGACTTGATTTCAGTATTCCTTTTAGAACCTTAGTTAAAAGGCCTACCTTGAATGTTTAATTTCAGTAGTTATAAAATAGGCTTGAATGGGTTTTAGTCTCAATGTGTCCTTCAACAGTTCTATTAGGAAATCATGAATCATTAAAGTGGTTAGTGTTAGTTTATTTTTGTATGACAGTTCTTAAGCATTGATTCGTTTCAATAATTGTAAAAACAAGTTCAAATAGCTCTGGATTTCATATAGTTCACTTCCGTATCCCAATAGTTTAAAATACCAAGTTAATCGAGTACTAGTTCAGTAATGGTAATGTAAATAAAGTATTGTTTAGGTCTGGGCCATCAGATGATTCGTTTGGAGCTGATTGGGTTGCCCAGATTCGTGTTGCGATGTTCCCGTCTAGGCTCGAACCCCGGGCTCATTGGGCTGCAAACTTCCTTGTAGGCCCAATGCTGGAGGCAACCTTTCTCATAGTAAGGTTGTTGACGTATTAATTAATTAgggccttttctttattttttagagacaaaaataaaaatagcaaatcatagtcgcttttaggtttaccttttaaataataaatgagacgagcttcgccaaacaaaaatacataaattgCGGAGCCCTTAATAAATGGTTaaaatgaaacatttagaatccgggatgggccgtttagtgaatttcacggccctccccaaagataataacgcgctacTCATTTTAGACGCGCTTTTAatatttactttcttaaactcgggtgcacatttatgtgacccaaatacaaatctcaacggagtcgaaatgtgtcaataaccatgggtgcattgatgtgacgtggttcgagatatgttttcatgacgttgcaattctcgttaaaaataataataataataaaagcggtaaaaagttaaaatttgcacataggttcaacatgtattaaaatcagataaataagtcgaatatgacatttgagtgaccgtgctagaaccacggaactcgagaatgcctaacaccttctcccgggttaacagaattccttatccggatttctggttcgcggactgtaatatagagtcaatcttttcctcgattcgggatctaaccggtgacttgggacaccataaatctcccaagtggcgactctgaattaaataacaaatcctgtttcgattgttctttaattggaaaaactcccctacgcccctgcggggcgcgggtaaaaaggagatgtgacagctctggcgactctgctggggaccagacccagaatctctgattcgaggttcagaattcgagcttagatgaattgttgtaCTTGGTTTTATccgttatctgattttattacatgtttgggcctaatgtgctaaatgttgcttttatcgctttgatattatctgaactgtatataaactgttacgaaacccttctcttctcatcttcaggGATGTGCTccctggtcgagactccctattctgttagtgtcataccttgaaataagaaagaggctcggacaagttactaagccggatggccttttggttcccggtacgtagccccctcctcggctcgagttgtccgctcgggtacacaagtctagaacaactgcccaggttttgaacctagaataactaagcttcatgccggatccctaataggaacgtttgtttgcatcacgtgcatttaactttggaggctcaacacaggggttgggtctgtctaggacaggtgtaccaaaaatgacaaaagatcatcctaatgcatcttacttgctacttgtgcatttgtttgcttcggattggcatgctgaccgacttttgaatatttcgaggaaagagagatagaggcacgagggttaaagagagttaatcgtctgttttgaaaaaaaccaatgtccaaatagtgttgaaactctgtcgaatttttgaatatgaaaacaaaatgaaaaagaaaaaaaaggaaaaaaaaagaagttttgtTTATGAAagatagttttatttgccaatgaaaaggagtcttgttttcaaaagaagtttgttttatcagcccgaactatgccagtttgattctcgcagggtgtgagatacgtaggcaacccccatcgggtccgaCTTCactttttgcgaaaatagccaaaagaataaaaattttacttgaaaataattagggtgatgccattcttgttagGAATAGCCGAATGTCTCTAAAAggcgccggaaggctatttttgcaagaacagccgcctgtggtcattttttcaaggctttcaccggttagccgacacaaccttaaaatcttcgaccccaaggtgctgaaaggccgtattggcaaaaccgggttttattttaaatagaaaAGTGTCCATGTTATCCTTGAGTGAattgtgcagaatgagcacaagtcagaatttacacgtaacaatagtgaacaagatccctttggagttgcacatgtggtggggATGACTTGGGCGAATCAGGGCGCGACACGGTCAAGCTATACCTGGGAGGACTCATTGGGTTGCTaaagattaatcctaggggggatatcataaaggctttggtcgcattctgggacccggctcacaatgtatttcatttctcagattttgaacttaccccaacattggaagagaTAGCCGGGTATATCGGGTGTCCCAAGGTTCCtttgagacaccagtacctgattgctcaAAGGGCCGTAGtcgtacacaggttcctagactctttgaaaataagcagggggtccaCGACCCAGACTTGACggctggtttttgtactttgcggtttatatacaacagatatggccacataggggggttcaacaagccggaaaacaaaatctgtagcaaaggaaaccgccttaagtgggaaaAACATAGCTGTTttgcattcatggtagcctttttgggactcctggtgtttcctagaaaagacgggaacattgacatatgagtatctggggttgtcagcactttacttactcaggccaatagcaccctcgcacccatgatagtagctgaaatcttccgcgctctcacagcctgcaaagccggggaacctttttgaggggtgcaatgtgttgctgcagatgtggatgattgaacacctATGCCGttgtcctcaatttatgagttatgggtcgacagagaaaacatgcatagaggaattttctaCGAGGGTTGACGGAATCAGCTGaccagaaggggtcacagaatGGATAGCACATCTCCGTTCCGTCACTGCAagccaaatagagtggacatttggatggctacctgtggatgaaatcatatatatgccagccactggaccccatttccttttgatggggcTCAGAAGTATCCAGCCCTATACCCCTTATCGAGTTTTTaggcagttggggagatgccaaatagttccgaaagatgaagatcttagcggccaagtagtcgagatcgggcccaatggacaatttcatgaagcaacagtccgccaaatttggagtgagtgtcaatactTAATGGTGAATACGTGTGTACGTGATcggtccaaaggtgaagtttcaccgggataccttgcttggtataggagAGAAATCAAGTTTGGGAGGccagccaaaagaccccatctccaggaattcGTCGAGGCGTCGCAAGGACAGTGGGATTGGTTGACTAAAGAACATGAGTATAGAGCCACAATAGGCAGATTGGAGAAGCAAGTCATGGagcttcagtttgaaaatggtgttCAAGCCGCTAcaaacaagggagaaaagaaaaaactagctTAGGAAAATGaggtcctcaaagctcaaatccagaaaatgaaaagaaacccGGAGAGAAGCTGGGCTGATAAAAGGCTCATAAACGGTCTGAAGAAGAAAGCCCTCGAGTATCAAGAAAACCTGGAAAAATCTGAAGCTGGTCTAGTGAGAATCCAGGcgaaatggataaagaaggcagAAGAACGAGTACAGTTTTATGAAGGGACCATCAGTATCCTAAGAAAAAAGATAGCCACTCTCAAGAATGAGGCAGTCAAGCAGGCTCAAGATTTCAAAGCtgatagggaacattgttatgatCTAATGGCTCGGATAGAGGAAGGAATGCagcagttgcaaaatcaacacctTCATGACTCTCGAATGTTAGAAACCCGTAATCAGTAAATAGGGCAGTTGCTTCAAGATAAAAgcatcataagagagagaattagaaacatcgctgactacatcgttatgaagtgccacatttgtgaggatatgactcgcactacattctttgcagcagtgatgacctttgttaagcaaataatgaacaaattggaccaacttcaaagggatcttgcacataggcccgtgaCGAGACCAAACGATGTCCCACGGACACCAAGAGCATTGATGTTCTCATAATTTTCCGTTTGaatctgtatttcctttttctaTGAGTCATGTTGGGTttgcattttctttttgttctgagTCTGCATTTCTTTAGAGTATGATAGCTTGATTTCGGAGTCTATTTGTCGTCTTTGTGTCAGAGTCTGTTGGTCTTTTGAAACTTATTGATATTGAGTCTGTGTAATCGAAGCATCTGTTTTATAAAAgctaaaaatccgaaaaatgttttatttacttgcacacttatctgacagaactacacacggtctgattcatgcggggacgtgatacgtag contains:
- the LOC142174498 gene encoding pentatricopeptide repeat-containing protein At1g59720, chloroplastic/mitochondrial-like, which codes for MSNSQSAPQHIDNDLGHHGENENIAPGNIVPPAGLDGIPDVYAIDRNLQVFGVIEERLNLAGYVPDLSQASMVDELDNGKRRSLKLHSERLAIAYGLLKLKPRTPISIFKNLRICSDCHNVTKLISKVFDVEIIVRDRVRFH